Proteins encoded by one window of Nicotiana tabacum cultivar K326 chromosome 10, ASM71507v2, whole genome shotgun sequence:
- the LOC107821557 gene encoding uncharacterized protein LOC107821557, with protein MDFLTPTGKTMEAVWNVEDKWRISTQGAVAVLVMCTCSLVIGTCIIAAFRRNIARKRPEDEERCMDDSTNIDCSEPREELGSVKEALTSTVRWSQKEKLPPLLVSPGQLEVDFGMQQSHGSNSPMWQRPILMGEKCELPKFSGLILYDERGRATSPGR; from the coding sequence ATGGATTTTCTGACACCTACTGGAAAAACAATGGAAGCAGTTTGGAATGTAGAAGACAAATGGAGAATATCAACCCAAGGAGCTGTTGCAGTATTGGTAATGTGCACCTGTTCCTTAGTTATTGGAACCTGCATTATTGCTGCTTTCAGGAGAAATATTGCAAGAAAGAGACCAGAAGATGAAGAACGGTGCATGGATGACTCAACAAACATAGACTGTTCGGAGCCACGTGAAGAGTTGGGTTCGGTGAAGGAGGCGCTAACGAGCACTGTACGGTGGAGCCAGAAAGAGAAGCTTCCACCATTGCTCGTTAGTCCAGGTCAGCTTGAAGTTGATTTTGGGATGCAGCAGAGTCACGGTTCAAATTCACCTATGTGGCAAAGGCCTATACTAATGGGTGAAAAGTGTGAGCTACCAAAGTTCAGTGGACTTATCCTCTATGATGAGAGAGGCCGGGCCACTTCGCCAGGCCGATAA
- the LOC107821558 gene encoding bidirectional sugar transporter SWEET2-like yields MVPLASSQTLEICKDAAGIAGNIFAFGLFLSPIPTFRRIMRNQSTEQFSGLPYIYGLLNCLICAWYGTPLVSPDNLLVTTVNSVGAVFQLAYIVLFVMHTEKEKKFRMLGCILTVFGLFAIIVIGSLLILDLQLRRIIIGSLSCASLISMFASPLFIINLVIRTRSVEFMPFYLSLSTFLMSASFFLYGTFSFDLFIYVPNGIGTLLGVVQLLLYAYYKNSSTGDSTEHLVVSYS; encoded by the exons ATGGTTCCTTTGGCTTCGTCTCAAACTCTGGAAATTTGTAAAGATGCAGCTGGAATCGCCG GGAACATCTTTGCTTTTGGGTTGTTCCTGTCTCCAAT ACCTACATTCAGGAGAATAATGAGAAATCAATCAACCGAACAGTTCTCGGGGTTGCCATACATATATGGGCTCTTGAACTGCTTGATCTGTGCTTGGTACGGCACACCTCTTGTATCTCCTGACAATTTGTTGGTAACAACAGTCAATTCAGTTGGTGCTGTTTTTCAACTTGCCTACATTGTACTTTTTGTAATGCATACAGAGAAAGAGAAAAAG TTCAGGATGCTGGGATGCATACTCACAGTCTTTGGCCTATTTGCAATTATTGTAATTGGAAGCTTGCTTATACTTGACCTTCAACTCCGGCGCATCATTATTGGCTCCCTGAGTTGTGCTTCCCTCATATCAATGTTTGCCTCCCCACTGTTTATTATT AATCTGGTGATCAGGACCAGGAGCGTCGAATTCATGCCATTTTACCTGTCCCTCTCCACCTTCCTAATGAGTGCCTCTTTCTTTTTGTATGGAACTTTCAGTTTTGATCTGTTTATATAT GTGCCAAATGGCATTGGAACACTTTTAGGAGTCGTACAATTGCTTTTATATGCATATTACAAAAATTCTTCAACGGGAGACTCTACTGAACACTTAGTAGTGTCTTATTCATGA